From Homo sapiens chromosome 6, GRCh38.p14 Primary Assembly, the proteins below share one genomic window:
- the PGK2 gene encoding phosphoglycerate kinase 2: MSLSKKLTLDKLDVRGKRVIMRVDFNVPMKKNQITNNQRIKASIPSIKYCLDNGAKAVVLMSHLGRPDGVPMPDKYSLAPVAVELKSLLGKDVLFLKDCVGAEVEKACANPAPGSVILLENLRFHVEEEGKGQDPSGKKIKAEPDKIEAFRASLSKLGDVYVNDAFGTAHRAHSSMVGVNLPHKASGFLMKKELDYFAKALENPVRPFLAILGGAKVADKIQLIKNMLDKVNEMIIGGGMAYTFLKVLNNMEIGASLFDEEGAKIVKDIMAKAQKNGVRITFPVDFVTGDKFDENAQVGKATVASGISPGWMGLDCGPESNKNHAQVVAQARLIVWNGPLGVFEWDAFAKGTKALMDEIVKATSKGCITVIGGGDTATCCAKWNTEDKVSHVSTGGGASLELLEGKILPGVEALSNM; encoded by the coding sequence ATGTCTCTTTCTAAGAAGTTGACTTTAGACAAACTGGATGTTAGAGGGAAGCGAGTCATCATGAGAGTAGACTTCAATGTTCCCATGAAGAAGAACCAGATTACAAACAACCAGAGGATCAAGGCTTCCATCCCAAGCATCAAGTACTGCCTGGACAATGGAGCCAAGGCAGTAGTTCTTATGAGTCATCTAGGTCGGCCTGATGGTGTTCCCATGCCTGACAAATATTCCTTAGCACCTGTTGCTGTTGAGCTCAAATCCTTGCTGGGCAAGGATGTTCTGTTCCTGAAGGACTGTGTAGGCGCAGAAGTGGAGAAAGCCTGTGCCAACCCAGCTCCTGGTTCAGTCATCCTGCTGGAGAACCTGCGCTTTCAtgtggaggaagaagggaagggccAAGATCCCTCTGGAAAGAAGATTAAAGCTGAGCCAGATAAAATAGAAGCCTTCCGAGCATCACTTTCCAAGCTAGGGGACGTCTATGTCAATGATGCTTTTGGCACTGCACACCGCGCTCATAGTTCCATGGTGGGAGTGAATCTGCCCCATAAAGCATCCGGATTCTTGATGAAGAAGGAACTAGATTACTTTGCTAAAGCCTTGGAAAACCCAGTGAGACCCTTTCTGGCTATACTTGGTGGAGCCAAAGTGGCAGACAAGATCCAACTTATCAAAAATATGCTGGACAAAGTCAATGAGATGATTATTGGTGGTGGAATGGCTTATACCTTCCTTAAGGTACTCAACAACATGGAGATTGGTGCTTCCCTGTTTGATGAAGAGGGAGCCAAGATCGTTAAAGATATCATGGCCAAAGCACAAAAGAATGGTGTAAGGATTACTTTTCCTGTTGATTTTGTTACTGGGGACAAGTTTGACGAGAACGCTCAGGTTGGAAAAGCCACTGTAGCATCTGGCATATCTCCTGGCTGGATGGGTTTGGACTGTGGTCCTGAGAGCAACAAGAATCATGCTCAAGTTGTGGCTCAAGCAAGGCTAATTGTTTGGAATGGGCCGTTAGGAGTATTTGAATGGGATGCCTTTGCTAAGGGAACCAAAGCCCTCATGGATGAAATTGTGAAAGCCACTTCCAAGGGCTGCATCACTGTTATAGGGGGTGGAGACACTGCTACTTGCTGTGCCAAATGGAACACTGAAGATAAAGTCAGCCATGTCAGCACTGGAGGCGGTGCCAGTCTAGAGCTTCTGGAAGGTAAAATCCTTCCTGGAGTAGAGGCCCTCAGCAACATGTAG